In one window of Candidatus Rokuibacteriota bacterium DNA:
- a CDS encoding chlorite dismutase family protein: MEQTPPGRFMLYTVFRVTPAWYGLAKEDKGRAISEFLARVDDFGQRMVIRTYSTLGLRRDADFLLWLIAPELDSIQALTEGLRKTAMAPWLENTGSYLAVTRESSYTKGHVEEVTVMVEPGQGKYLFVYPFVKSREWYLLPMETRQKLMAEHIRVGHQFPGIRINTGYSFGLDDQDFVVAFEGDEPKDFVTLVMRLRETEGSKYTVRDTPIYTCVRRPLEEILWSLG; encoded by the coding sequence GTGGAACAGACGCCGCCGGGACGCTTCATGCTCTATACCGTGTTCCGGGTCACGCCGGCCTGGTACGGGCTCGCCAAGGAAGACAAAGGCCGGGCCATCTCGGAGTTCCTGGCCCGGGTGGACGACTTCGGGCAGCGGATGGTCATCCGCACCTACTCGACCCTCGGCCTGAGACGGGACGCCGATTTCCTCCTCTGGCTCATCGCGCCGGAGCTGGATTCGATCCAGGCGCTCACGGAGGGGCTCAGGAAGACCGCGATGGCCCCGTGGCTGGAGAATACGGGGAGCTACCTGGCCGTGACCCGGGAATCCTCCTACACGAAGGGGCATGTCGAGGAGGTGACGGTGATGGTCGAGCCGGGACAGGGGAAGTACCTCTTCGTGTACCCGTTCGTCAAGAGCCGGGAGTGGTACCTGCTCCCGATGGAGACCCGGCAGAAGCTGATGGCCGAGCACATCCGTGTCGGCCACCAGTTCCCGGGGATCCGGATCAACACGGGGTACTCGTTCGGCCTGGACGACCAGGACTTCGTGGTCGCCTTCGAGGGAGACGAGCCGAAGGATTTCGTCACGCTGGTCATGCGGCTGCGGGAGACCGAGGGGAGCAAGTACACGGTCCGCGACACGCCGATCTACACCTGCGTGCGGAGACCGCTCGAAGAGATCCTCTGGTCGCTCGGGTGA